One window from the genome of Gimesia aquarii encodes:
- a CDS encoding serine/threonine protein kinase, protein MNFLNRFFSKEPKIPRVNIKKRFELIGRVGQGSMSKVWRARDSQSGRVVALKVLHKQKTLELESRFVGLNKPKEGEIAVQLNHPHIVKTFEHGLTTEGEQFLVMEFVEGYSLSFLVEAQNEDMRTNCLKYMIQLGEAIKHFHEENWIHRDICPRNILVSNDHELKLIDFGLVVPNTGPFLQPGNRTGTAAYMAPELIKRQKTSQKIDIFSYSVTCYEMLTKRLPWEAAETLDAVLQHINTPPESIQQLLPNLNPQVADAIMKGLELYPQDRWQTIEDMLKPLRAALKVNQKLVESKTTPSLQADHSTPKTSSKPKRKRSVSDKPTHRANRRRKSKKKNKTSDSFDLRQDQTPPEVESPVLSDRQEQQAQDPAVKSNRPPKKKTSSKPIPKNPDETI, encoded by the coding sequence ATGAATTTTCTTAATCGATTCTTTTCAAAAGAGCCCAAAATACCACGCGTCAATATTAAAAAACGCTTTGAGTTGATTGGACGCGTAGGGCAGGGAAGCATGTCCAAAGTATGGCGGGCCAGAGACTCACAATCCGGAAGAGTTGTGGCTCTTAAAGTATTGCATAAACAAAAAACATTAGAGCTCGAATCCCGTTTTGTCGGACTTAATAAACCAAAAGAAGGAGAAATTGCTGTTCAGCTGAATCATCCTCATATTGTTAAAACTTTTGAGCATGGTCTTACAACCGAAGGTGAACAATTCCTGGTTATGGAATTCGTTGAAGGCTATAGCCTTAGTTTTTTGGTAGAAGCACAAAATGAGGATATGCGTACGAATTGCCTGAAATATATGATTCAGCTCGGAGAGGCCATTAAGCATTTCCATGAAGAAAACTGGATTCATAGGGATATCTGTCCGCGAAATATTCTGGTAAGTAATGACCACGAATTAAAGCTGATTGACTTTGGATTAGTTGTTCCGAATACAGGTCCCTTTCTCCAACCAGGAAACCGCACGGGAACTGCAGCCTACATGGCTCCAGAACTCATCAAACGCCAAAAAACAAGCCAGAAAATAGATATCTTCTCATACTCAGTAACATGTTACGAGATGCTCACTAAAAGATTACCTTGGGAAGCAGCAGAAACACTGGACGCAGTTCTACAACACATCAACACTCCACCAGAAAGTATTCAACAACTTCTGCCGAATCTCAATCCACAGGTGGCAGATGCGATCATGAAAGGACTGGAGCTCTATCCGCAAGATCGCTGGCAAACCATTGAAGATATGTTAAAACCTCTGAGAGCCGCATTAAAGGTAAATCAAAAACTTGTTGAGTCAAAGACAACTCCATCACTTCAGGCCGATCACTCAACTCCAAAAACTTCTTCAAAACCCAAAAGAAAAAGAAGCGTTTCTGACAAACCAACTCATAGAGCAAATCGGCGCCGTAAATCTAAGAAGAAAAATAAAACTTCTGATTCTTTTGATTTGCGTCAGGATCAAACACCCCCAGAAGTAGAATCACCGGTACTCTCAGATCGACAAGAACAACAAGCTCAGGATCCCGCTGTAAAATCCAATCGTCCACCAAAGAAAAAAACTTCTTCCAAACCTATTCCTAAAAATCCTGACGAGACTATCTGA
- a CDS encoding ATP-dependent helicase — protein MPLSPSSNQSQHLLSLNAAQREAATTLLGPLLVLAGAGTGKTRVITYRMVELIRNGVSPDKILSVTFTNKAAREMQERTADLLGKRPSAKPFISTFHSLCVRILREEISLLGYPQKFVIYDRGDQESAARSALRDIRVTDKSLRPGDLLTRISGWKMSNVTPEEATNYTENDFDFLAAMAYRKYQTKLRSSGAVDFDDLLMLTNELFSKFPEVLERSQGKFEYVQIDEYQDTNLSQFNLIRALVKPHQNLCVVGDDDQSIYGWRGAEVRHILGFQQQFPGASVVRLENNYRCTDKIIDLANRLVSHNRDRHKKQLIAHKKQGSPVRFLELSDELTEAEKVVGEIRYLHESQDIPLRDFAILFRTNEQPRVFETEFRRTNVRYQLIGSQSFFDRREIRDLLAYLKTLAFPHDELSMLRIINTPARGIGNSTIEKLVNQSVKGGSHFWDTVASAQKTNELSSRASTALDGFHNLLKQFRSRLNRKPDDLAVIMQDLIKEIDYESEIKKQYKTSEQQQARIVVLEQFIESIKEYCQRTSDPTPIGFLEETALGDRDNLNEKEDQLAQDAVKLMTLHSAKGLEFPRVYLVGMEEGLLPHKRSVEGTDSEIAEERRVAYVGITRAQDYLTLSRAATRTKWGKKQPTLPSRFLFEMQSTEED, from the coding sequence ATGCCCCTTTCTCCCAGTTCGAACCAATCTCAGCATTTGTTATCACTTAATGCAGCCCAACGTGAAGCAGCCACAACACTCTTAGGACCGCTTCTCGTTTTAGCAGGAGCAGGTACTGGAAAAACCAGAGTGATTACTTATCGCATGGTAGAGCTCATTCGAAATGGTGTTTCGCCGGACAAAATACTCTCTGTTACATTCACGAATAAAGCGGCGCGCGAAATGCAGGAGCGGACAGCAGATCTATTGGGAAAAAGACCGTCCGCCAAGCCCTTTATTTCTACATTCCATTCGCTCTGTGTTCGTATTCTGAGAGAAGAAATTTCCCTGCTGGGCTACCCTCAAAAGTTTGTAATTTATGACCGGGGAGATCAAGAATCTGCGGCACGTTCTGCATTAAGAGATATACGGGTCACTGACAAAAGCCTACGTCCTGGTGATCTTCTTACGCGTATCAGCGGCTGGAAAATGTCTAATGTTACACCAGAAGAAGCAACGAACTATACCGAAAATGACTTTGACTTTCTGGCCGCAATGGCATATCGAAAATATCAGACCAAACTGCGATCAAGCGGCGCTGTAGACTTTGATGATTTGTTAATGTTGACGAATGAACTTTTTTCGAAGTTTCCCGAAGTGCTGGAAAGAAGCCAGGGTAAGTTCGAGTATGTTCAAATTGATGAGTATCAAGATACAAATCTCTCCCAATTCAATCTGATTCGTGCACTTGTAAAGCCGCATCAAAACTTATGCGTTGTCGGCGATGACGACCAATCTATTTATGGTTGGCGTGGAGCTGAAGTACGGCATATTCTTGGTTTTCAACAACAGTTCCCTGGTGCAAGTGTAGTACGACTTGAAAACAACTATCGTTGTACAGACAAAATTATAGATCTTGCCAATCGTCTTGTTTCCCATAATCGTGATCGACACAAAAAACAATTAATCGCACATAAAAAACAGGGTTCACCCGTTCGATTTCTCGAACTATCTGATGAACTAACCGAAGCAGAAAAAGTGGTTGGTGAAATTCGATATCTGCACGAATCTCAAGATATTCCCTTACGTGATTTTGCGATTCTCTTTCGTACGAATGAACAACCGAGAGTTTTTGAAACAGAATTTCGTCGTACCAATGTACGTTATCAACTTATTGGTAGTCAGTCATTTTTTGATCGTCGTGAGATTCGCGATTTATTAGCATACCTGAAAACACTAGCATTCCCGCATGATGAACTATCCATGCTAAGAATTATTAATACTCCTGCACGTGGAATTGGAAATAGTACAATCGAAAAACTCGTGAACCAATCTGTGAAAGGAGGAAGTCACTTTTGGGACACAGTCGCCTCAGCACAAAAAACGAATGAACTCAGCAGTCGTGCTAGTACGGCTTTGGATGGATTTCATAATCTGCTAAAACAATTTCGTTCACGCTTAAATCGAAAACCCGATGATCTTGCAGTAATCATGCAAGACTTAATTAAAGAGATTGATTATGAATCAGAAATAAAAAAACAATACAAAACATCAGAGCAGCAACAGGCAAGAATCGTCGTTCTGGAACAATTTATTGAATCAATCAAAGAATACTGTCAGCGAACCAGTGATCCAACCCCAATCGGTTTTCTAGAAGAAACGGCATTGGGAGACCGAGACAATTTGAACGAAAAAGAAGATCAGCTGGCACAAGATGCGGTCAAGTTGATGACTTTGCATAGTGCCAAGGGACTTGAATTTCCGCGGGTTTATTTGGTCGGTATGGAAGAAGGCCTGTTGCCGCATAAACGCTCAGTAGAGGGAACTGATTCTGAGATTGCAGAAGAAAGACGGGTCGCCTATGTCGGCATCACTCGTGCCCAAGACTACTTGACCTTAAGTCGCGCTGCCACACGAACCAAGTGGGGAAAAAAGCAACCCACACTTCCATCTCGATTTCTATTTGAAATGCAAAGCACCGAGGAAGATTGA
- a CDS encoding chloride channel protein encodes MKKLSSLLKFFDLRTSGKWFVLSCLIGIVAGLGAITFDALIQFVEHYSLVSIAGFDDPQTIGEHTIFETEGNEAIFSPWLVLLIITLGGLASGVIVYNFAPEAEGHGTDAAIDAFHTKRGMIPLRVPIVKTIASALTLGTGGSGGREGPIAQIGAGFGSWVASALKLSERDRRILLAAGVGAGIGAIFRAPLAGALFAAEILYSDADFESDVIVPAAMSSIIAYSVYCLSLPADLQFLPLFGNGLHHSVDSHGELIPYTILSIILSLSAAFYVKTFYGTAGLFKKLPIKPMFRPAIGAFLTGLVGIGMYYLYGKDVRALAVLSTGYGFLQDALTSAKSLGIPLLLSIAFVKIFTTSLTIGSGGSGGVFGPSMIIGGCVGTATGLFFQQLWPDLITQPEAFGLVGMAGFFAGAAHAPISTIIMVSEITGNYALLLPTMLASTLCFVLCQKVHLYQKQYPSRLDSPAHRGDFLVDVLEGSRISDVFDPGRKIQLIPESKSLDEIVHSLAGTQQHYFPVIDKDGKMVGIFSEDDVRAYLYDETIWKLALARDIMKPDFAKISPDDDLNTALQRFTAINVEALPVVDQNDPGILLGMLTRKEMIGYYNQQLIKHKRAHVENSN; translated from the coding sequence ATTAAAAAATTGAGTTCACTACTCAAATTCTTTGATCTGAGAACCAGTGGCAAATGGTTTGTTCTTTCCTGTCTGATTGGAATTGTGGCAGGTCTTGGGGCAATCACCTTCGATGCCCTGATTCAGTTTGTCGAACATTATTCTCTTGTTTCTATTGCCGGCTTTGATGATCCACAAACAATCGGCGAACATACTATATTTGAAACCGAAGGAAACGAGGCAATCTTTTCGCCTTGGTTAGTGTTACTGATCATTACCTTAGGAGGATTGGCTTCAGGGGTTATCGTCTACAATTTTGCTCCGGAAGCAGAAGGCCATGGAACAGACGCTGCGATTGACGCCTTTCATACGAAACGTGGAATGATTCCTCTCCGTGTTCCGATTGTCAAAACGATTGCTTCCGCGCTGACTTTGGGAACAGGAGGGTCTGGCGGACGCGAAGGACCAATTGCGCAAATCGGTGCTGGTTTTGGTTCATGGGTAGCATCCGCTTTAAAGCTTTCAGAACGCGATCGTAGGATTTTACTGGCGGCGGGAGTCGGTGCAGGTATTGGAGCGATTTTTCGTGCTCCTCTGGCGGGAGCGTTATTCGCCGCAGAGATTCTCTATAGTGACGCTGATTTCGAGTCTGATGTCATCGTTCCTGCAGCGATGTCTTCTATTATTGCTTACTCCGTCTATTGCCTTTCATTACCGGCGGACCTCCAATTTTTACCTCTTTTTGGTAATGGCTTACATCATAGTGTTGATTCTCACGGAGAATTAATTCCCTACACGATTTTGTCAATTATCCTTAGCCTCTCTGCGGCATTTTACGTTAAGACATTTTATGGCACGGCCGGGTTATTCAAAAAATTACCAATTAAGCCTATGTTTAGACCAGCGATCGGGGCCTTTTTAACTGGGTTGGTTGGTATTGGGATGTATTATCTTTACGGCAAGGATGTGCGTGCATTAGCAGTTCTATCAACGGGATATGGTTTTCTCCAAGATGCATTGACTTCAGCAAAAAGTTTGGGGATTCCCCTCTTGCTCTCTATTGCCTTTGTGAAAATATTTACGACATCGTTGACGATTGGATCAGGAGGCTCTGGAGGCGTTTTTGGCCCATCGATGATTATTGGTGGTTGTGTAGGTACGGCAACGGGCCTCTTTTTTCAGCAGCTTTGGCCTGATTTAATCACACAACCAGAAGCATTTGGTCTTGTTGGAATGGCTGGATTCTTTGCCGGGGCTGCGCATGCACCGATATCGACGATTATTATGGTTTCTGAAATTACTGGGAATTATGCCCTGCTATTACCGACCATGCTCGCGTCAACATTGTGTTTTGTACTCTGCCAGAAAGTGCATCTGTATCAAAAGCAGTATCCCAGTCGACTTGACTCACCCGCGCATCGTGGGGACTTTCTAGTTGATGTTCTTGAAGGTAGTCGCATTTCGGACGTATTTGATCCAGGAAGAAAGATACAGTTAATTCCTGAATCCAAATCATTGGATGAAATCGTACATTCCCTAGCTGGAACACAGCAACATTATTTTCCTGTGATTGACAAGGACGGGAAAATGGTCGGAATTTTTTCTGAGGATGATGTACGGGCTTACTTGTATGATGAGACGATTTGGAAGTTGGCTCTGGCACGTGATATCATGAAACCCGATTTTGCGAAGATCAGCCCTGATGATGATTTGAATACAGCTTTACAACGATTTACTGCGATCAATGTCGAGGCATTACCTGTTGTAGATCAGAATGACCCCGGAATTCTGCTGGGAATGCTCACTCGTAAAGAAATGATTGGTTATTACAACCAGCAATTAATAAAACATAAACGGGCCCATGTAGAGAATTCTAATTAG
- the tsaB gene encoding tRNA (adenosine(37)-N6)-threonylcarbamoyltransferase complex dimerization subunit type 1 TsaB encodes MEISQFYLGIETSERSGSIAILSSAQQIVQNKLQQQGRKHAQTLVAEVKKLLNQLELSPDQITGIGVSIGPGSFTGLRIGATFAKTFGYVTGCPVIGIDTFEAIALNCPPEISETYVISNAQRGDLFVGKYVKISEYQWQRSSEIALWEIDRFCHSLKPRDTINGPGIELLQTSLLPECRILQPEYRNPTASKISLITAQILQKSQPAEYASLNEVWDLTPFYLRKSAAEEKWDARQKNDNENYK; translated from the coding sequence GTGGAAATTTCCCAGTTTTATTTAGGTATCGAAACATCAGAACGAAGCGGATCAATTGCGATCCTCAGTTCTGCCCAGCAAATTGTGCAAAATAAATTACAGCAACAGGGACGAAAACACGCGCAAACTCTGGTCGCTGAAGTAAAAAAACTATTAAATCAACTGGAATTAAGTCCTGACCAAATTACCGGCATTGGTGTGAGCATAGGACCTGGCAGCTTTACGGGATTGAGAATTGGCGCCACTTTCGCAAAAACATTCGGATACGTAACCGGTTGTCCCGTAATCGGAATTGATACATTTGAGGCAATTGCCCTGAATTGCCCGCCTGAAATTAGTGAAACCTATGTGATATCCAATGCACAACGAGGCGATCTTTTTGTTGGCAAGTATGTAAAAATCTCAGAATATCAGTGGCAAAGAAGTTCTGAGATTGCATTATGGGAGATTGACAGGTTTTGCCATAGTCTAAAACCAAGAGATACCATCAACGGTCCTGGAATCGAGTTACTCCAGACATCATTGCTACCAGAGTGTCGGATACTACAGCCAGAATATAGAAATCCGACTGCATCAAAAATCTCGCTGATTACAGCTCAAATCCTACAGAAATCTCAGCCTGCAGAATATGCTTCCCTCAATGAGGTATGGGATCTAACCCCTTTTTATCTGAGGAAAAGTGCGGCCGAAGAAAAATGGGACGCCCGGCAAAAAAATGACAACGAAAATTATAAATAA
- a CDS encoding DUF6793 family protein has product MALYEIETNAHIMVGWANTQEEAENAAQENYPEDEILRVTRRPRDMWVISKRLLGIEGHTEPCDMARECLFRASGDKVHAIRLYMRDTGSDLHEAQLAIETNMSVGW; this is encoded by the coding sequence ATGGCTCTTTATGAGATTGAAACAAACGCTCATATCATGGTGGGTTGGGCAAATACTCAAGAGGAAGCGGAAAATGCTGCTCAAGAGAATTATCCCGAAGATGAGATTCTGAGGGTCACTCGCCGTCCTCGTGATATGTGGGTCATTTCAAAGCGTCTGCTAGGTATTGAAGGGCACACTGAACCTTGTGATATGGCTCGTGAATGTCTTTTCCGTGCCTCAGGTGATAAAGTACATGCCATTAGACTTTATATGCGAGACACAGGGTCTGATCTGCATGAGGCACAACTGGCAATCGAAACCAATATGTCAGTTGGTTGGTAG
- a CDS encoding amidohydrolase family protein, translating into MIIQGTLVSSSGTGNNQIRIEDDRIVEVGSNLGIADFSFSEHCLIFAGMGDIHIHARDDIGESQTYKEDFCTASAAAINGGVVHVADMPNNPVPPITDESYREKVLHLEKRNPTIHFTLYAGIGPGTKPLSFAVPYKAYMGPSVGDLYFKTLEQLDETLSHYRGANVSFHCEDPVLLEEHAAAATHEERRPPECEVSATRFALQMIEKYDLKGKLCHYSVGEGLPLIREARSRGVNVTCEVTPHHLYFDQSDLTDQNRGKMQMNPPLRTISDRQAMLDALRDGTLDYLATDHAPHTLDENEQGVSGQPHLDTYGAFVTWLILDQKFSPQQAASFCSENPGNFVNPYVAPKKFGKIEAGYTASLTVLNMKEPITIQREDMKTKCGWSPFEGITFPGSVESVFVEGQKVR; encoded by the coding sequence ATGATCATACAAGGAACTCTTGTCAGTTCTTCAGGCACAGGGAACAACCAAATTCGAATCGAAGACGATCGGATTGTTGAGGTAGGCTCAAACCTGGGTATAGCAGATTTCTCTTTTTCAGAGCATTGCCTCATTTTTGCTGGCATGGGTGACATCCATATCCATGCCCGAGATGATATTGGCGAATCTCAAACCTATAAAGAAGATTTTTGTACCGCAAGTGCTGCAGCAATTAATGGTGGTGTTGTACATGTTGCTGACATGCCCAATAATCCTGTTCCTCCTATCACAGATGAAAGCTACCGAGAAAAGGTACTACATCTGGAAAAACGAAATCCTACAATTCATTTCACGCTTTATGCAGGCATCGGACCGGGAACGAAACCACTCTCGTTTGCAGTTCCTTATAAAGCGTATATGGGCCCCAGCGTTGGAGATCTTTATTTCAAGACTCTGGAGCAACTTGATGAAACCCTTTCTCATTATCGTGGCGCTAACGTAAGCTTTCATTGTGAAGATCCTGTTTTACTAGAAGAACATGCTGCTGCAGCCACACATGAAGAGAGAAGACCTCCGGAATGTGAAGTTTCCGCGACACGATTCGCTCTCCAAATGATTGAAAAGTATGATCTCAAAGGAAAATTATGCCATTATTCTGTAGGTGAAGGGTTACCATTAATTCGGGAAGCGAGAAGCCGTGGCGTAAATGTCACCTGTGAAGTAACCCCCCATCATTTGTATTTTGATCAATCTGATCTAACTGATCAAAACCGTGGGAAAATGCAAATGAATCCACCATTGCGTACCATTTCAGATCGTCAGGCGATGCTGGATGCACTTCGTGATGGGACTCTAGATTATCTCGCTACCGACCATGCTCCCCACACTCTGGACGAAAACGAGCAGGGGGTTTCAGGACAACCTCACCTGGATACTTACGGTGCGTTTGTGACCTGGCTGATACTCGATCAAAAATTCTCCCCACAGCAAGCGGCTAGCTTTTGTTCTGAAAACCCCGGAAACTTTGTAAATCCTTACGTTGCTCCCAAGAAGTTCGGAAAAATCGAAGCTGGATATACAGCAAGCCTGACTGTGCTCAACATGAAAGAGCCGATTACAATCCAGCGCGAGGACATGAAAACCAAATGCGGTTGGTCTCCTTTTGAAGGAATCACATTCCCCGGTTCCGTCGAATCAGTCTTTGTAGAAGGCCAAAAAGTACGCTGA
- the secD gene encoding protein translocase subunit SecD: MTGIDFHSAGLIAAEVADNATSKVSGWYILLVIFVVFVLPFILGVIIARALKLKEFSRKIGLVLFTAVIAATPFIWQIANGNDWRNAIRLGIDLAGGSNMVFEVDEAGSEKELSNDVMDQMVGAIGRRINPSGTEEVTVRKVGQNRIEVIVPGADTEDVQRIKSLITRLGSLEFDIVANRRDHASIVARALESPRKDIRDGQGRVIASWREVNGDDSYTEDQMVSRPITREDGTQGEEVLVIIEPNEDRRVTGKYLVRARQSTDQNGAPAVAFTFNARGGTLFSQLTSKNRPSKDGFHRHLAVLLDGKVQSAPRLITTIGSEGQITGRFTQKEISSLLNVLNAGALEVPLKPEPVSEFSISPLLGSDVQEKGKQAIIIAAIAVIVFMLIYYRFAGVVANICLTLNLLLVMGCMSFIDATFTLPGLAGLVLTIGMAVDANVLIFERIREEKSRGSSLRMAINNGFARAFTTIIDANLTTLIVAVVLYIIGTDQVRGFAVTLFIGIVMSMFTALYVGRLIFDVFERKRWISDLKMMSIVGNTNIDFINKRKIAAFFSVLLILIGMVVVSSRGKENFDIDFTGGTMVTFEFEDKQEIDTIRGLLQKEFGNSLTLEQLQLSNDPGSEGRYFRLRTTLNDADTENEGTKATDSIRTKLDKAFEASAQKLRKVTMDFGEIKKLEGSENSPAGSEVELTFSGDLKTSTVETYLKEAIASIENADGSEKYERIPEIQLSGVSSDSKEGDTTAESNRFKKMMAQAGPDLLVNDLKTALVAMQEVMATTAILDEVNSFDSSVASEMQESAILAMLISLVAIVAYIWFRFQRITFGLAAVVALIHDVLVVLGLVALGAYLSHTQLGLLMGLNDFKINLPMIAAFLTIVGYSLNDTIVVFDRIREVRGKNPALTTTMVNTSLNQTMSRTLLTSITTLIVVLILYAIGGEGIHGFAYCLVLGVIVGTYSSIFIASPVLVWLMNRPGSATARATQQSERQTSVSKS, from the coding sequence ATGACAGGGATTGATTTCCACTCAGCAGGACTAATTGCTGCGGAAGTAGCCGATAATGCGACATCAAAAGTATCAGGATGGTATATCTTGCTCGTTATTTTTGTCGTGTTTGTTTTACCTTTCATCTTGGGAGTCATTATCGCACGTGCTCTCAAACTGAAGGAATTCTCCCGGAAAATTGGCCTGGTACTATTTACGGCTGTCATTGCTGCTACTCCCTTCATTTGGCAGATTGCCAATGGTAATGATTGGCGCAATGCGATTCGGCTGGGAATCGACCTTGCCGGTGGTTCAAACATGGTTTTCGAAGTCGACGAAGCCGGAAGTGAAAAAGAACTTTCGAATGATGTAATGGATCAAATGGTGGGAGCCATTGGACGTCGTATTAATCCTTCTGGTACGGAAGAAGTGACAGTCCGCAAAGTGGGACAAAACCGGATCGAAGTGATTGTTCCAGGAGCAGACACGGAAGATGTTCAACGGATTAAATCACTCATTACACGTTTGGGAAGTCTCGAATTTGATATCGTGGCGAATCGACGTGATCATGCTTCTATTGTCGCGCGTGCATTAGAGAGTCCCAGAAAAGATATTCGCGATGGCCAGGGACGTGTGATTGCCAGCTGGCGTGAAGTTAATGGCGATGACTCATATACCGAAGACCAGATGGTTTCTCGTCCGATAACGCGAGAAGACGGTACTCAAGGTGAAGAAGTACTGGTCATTATTGAACCAAATGAAGACCGACGTGTCACAGGAAAATATTTGGTGCGTGCGCGACAGTCAACTGATCAGAATGGTGCCCCTGCAGTCGCATTTACATTTAACGCGCGAGGAGGCACTCTTTTTAGTCAGCTAACATCCAAAAATCGTCCCAGTAAGGATGGATTCCACCGGCATTTAGCTGTGCTATTGGATGGTAAAGTCCAGTCTGCACCACGTTTAATCACTACGATTGGTTCTGAAGGTCAAATTACCGGTCGCTTTACTCAGAAAGAAATCTCTTCTCTCTTAAATGTTTTAAATGCGGGGGCATTGGAGGTTCCTTTAAAACCAGAACCTGTCTCCGAATTTTCCATTAGTCCTCTCCTCGGAAGTGATGTTCAGGAGAAGGGAAAACAGGCAATTATTATTGCTGCAATTGCCGTTATTGTATTCATGCTGATTTACTATCGGTTTGCTGGTGTCGTAGCCAATATCTGCCTGACTTTGAACTTGTTACTGGTGATGGGCTGCATGTCGTTCATCGACGCGACATTTACACTACCTGGTCTGGCAGGCCTTGTATTAACCATTGGTATGGCCGTCGATGCCAACGTATTGATTTTTGAACGAATCCGAGAAGAGAAATCTCGAGGATCAAGTTTAAGAATGGCAATTAATAATGGTTTCGCGCGAGCTTTCACTACGATTATCGATGCCAACCTGACCACGCTGATTGTGGCAGTCGTGTTATATATTATCGGTACAGATCAGGTACGGGGATTCGCCGTCACGCTCTTTATCGGGATTGTGATGAGTATGTTTACTGCTCTCTATGTCGGTCGTCTCATTTTTGATGTTTTTGAGCGAAAGCGATGGATTAGCGATCTGAAGATGATGAGTATAGTCGGAAATACAAATATTGATTTTATCAACAAAAGAAAGATTGCAGCTTTTTTCTCAGTGCTGCTGATCTTGATTGGAATGGTCGTTGTCTCCTCGCGAGGTAAAGAAAATTTTGATATTGATTTTACCGGCGGGACAATGGTGACATTTGAGTTTGAAGATAAACAGGAAATTGACACCATTCGAGGATTACTACAAAAAGAGTTTGGGAATAGTCTCACACTCGAACAATTGCAACTATCAAATGACCCTGGCTCTGAAGGACGATATTTCCGTTTACGAACTACCTTAAATGATGCTGATACCGAAAATGAGGGTACCAAAGCAACGGACTCAATTAGAACAAAGCTAGATAAAGCATTTGAAGCTTCTGCTCAAAAGTTACGAAAAGTGACGATGGATTTCGGAGAAATCAAGAAGCTGGAAGGTAGTGAGAATTCTCCAGCGGGTTCAGAAGTTGAACTTACTTTTAGTGGTGATCTGAAAACATCAACTGTCGAAACGTATCTGAAAGAAGCCATTGCATCCATCGAGAATGCCGATGGTTCTGAAAAGTATGAGCGAATTCCTGAGATTCAGTTGAGTGGAGTCTCTTCCGATTCAAAAGAAGGTGATACAACAGCCGAATCAAATCGTTTTAAAAAGATGATGGCTCAAGCCGGTCCGGATTTATTGGTTAATGATTTAAAAACGGCCTTAGTCGCAATGCAAGAGGTAATGGCAACCACAGCGATTCTAGACGAAGTTAATAGCTTTGACAGTTCTGTGGCGAGTGAGATGCAGGAGTCTGCAATCCTGGCTATGTTGATCAGTTTGGTCGCGATTGTAGCCTATATCTGGTTTCGATTCCAACGAATTACATTTGGTCTCGCGGCAGTTGTTGCTTTAATTCATGATGTGCTTGTCGTTTTAGGATTGGTGGCGTTGGGAGCTTATTTGAGCCATACTCAATTAGGACTTCTAATGGGTTTGAATGATTTTAAAATTAACCTGCCTATGATTGCAGCGTTTCTGACAATTGTTGGTTATTCATTAAATGACACCATTGTGGTTTTCGACCGTATTCGAGAAGTACGCGGCAAGAACCCTGCTCTGACAACTACGATGGTAAATACCAGTTTAAATCAAACAATGTCACGAACCTTGCTTACTTCAATCACAACCTTAATCGTAGTCTTGATTCTATACGCCATAGGTGGTGAAGGAATTCATGGCTTTGCTTACTGTCTTGTCTTGGGTGTGATTGTTGGTACTTACAGCTCTATTTTCATCGCTAGCCCTGTATTAGTCTGGCTGATGAATCGTCCTGGAAGTGCAACTGCACGTGCAACTCAGCAAAGTGAACGGCAAACAAGCGTTAGTAAGAGCTGA
- the yajC gene encoding preprotein translocase subunit YajC: protein MNLLLTTLYLLAEEAPAKDAPAPPQIIQFLPIIAIVIFFYLIMFRPQQKERARREKALGELKKNDRVVTIGGIIGTIASISDNEQEVVIKIDDNSRLKVRRSAIQGLYEEDKKDSK, encoded by the coding sequence ATGAATTTATTACTTACTACGTTATATTTATTGGCCGAAGAAGCACCTGCGAAAGATGCCCCCGCTCCTCCTCAGATCATCCAATTTTTACCCATCATTGCCATTGTGATCTTCTTTTACCTGATTATGTTTCGTCCTCAGCAAAAAGAACGAGCTCGTCGCGAGAAGGCGTTAGGTGAATTGAAGAAAAATGACCGTGTCGTGACCATTGGGGGAATTATTGGTACGATTGCCAGTATTTCAGACAATGAACAGGAAGTGGTGATAAAAATAGATGATAATTCGCGTCTGAAAGTCCGTCGAAGTGCAATTCAAGGACTTTATGAAGAAGATAAAAAAGATTCAAAATAG